The following are from one region of the Hemitrygon akajei chromosome 31, sHemAka1.3, whole genome shotgun sequence genome:
- the LOC140719111 gene encoding histone H3, producing MARTKQTARKSTGGKAPRKQLATKAARKSAPATGGVKKPHRYRPGTVALREIRRYQKSTELLIRKLPFQRLVREIAQDFKTDLRFQSSAVMALQEASEAYLVGLFEDTNLCAIHAKRVTIMPKDIQLARRIRGERA from the coding sequence ATGGCTCGCACCAAACAAACAGCGCGAAAATCGACCGGTGGGAAAGCTCCCCGCAAGCAACTGGCGACCAAAGCGGCGCGCAAGAGCGCCCCAGCCACGGGCGGAGTGAAGAAGCCCCATCGCTACCGGCCCGGCACCGTGGCTCTGAGGGAGATCCGGCGCTACCAGAAATCCACCGAGCTGCTCATCCGCAAACTGCCCTTCCAGCGCCTGGTCCGGGAGATCGCTCAGGACTTCAAAACCGATCTGCGCTTCCAGAGCTCGGCCGTCATGGCCCTGCAGGAGGCCAGCGAAGCTTACCTGGTGGGGCTCTTTGAGGACACCAACCTGTGCGCCATCCACGCCAAGCGAGTCACCATCATGCCCAAAGACATCCAGCTGGCCCGGCGTATCCGCGGGGAGCGCGCCTAA
- the LOC140719109 gene encoding histone H1-like, with protein MTETAEVAPPAAPAATPKAAKKKKTAVRKKSAGPKLGEQIDKIVADCHSQRGVSVAAIKKSLADSGVDVQKLKSQIRLTIKRKVDRGSLVHTKGKGASGSLKVPKKESAGKVVKKVKKPATKVSKTRKTVTKKPAAKKTGAKKSPAKSKVVKRTAVKKAAVKKTATKKTTQKSKSPKKAAAPKAAKKSAKPKPKAKSVKSKKTAAKK; from the coding sequence ATGACCGAGACCGCAGAAGTGGCTCCACCGGCGGCACCCGCCGCCACACCCAAGGCTGCCAAGAAGAAGAAGACGGCCGTCCGGAAAAAGTCAGCCGGTCCCAAACTGGGAGAACAGATCGACAAGATTGTGGCCGATTGCCACAGCCAGCGAGGGGTGTCTGTAGCCGCGATAAAGAAGAGTTTGGCGGACAGCGGCGTCGATGTGCAAAAGCTGAAAAGTCAGATCAGGTTGACCATTAAAAGGAAAGTGGATCGCGGCTCCCTGGTTCACACTAAGGGCAAAGGTGCCTCCGGCTCCTTGAAGGTCCCTAAAAAAGAAAGCGCCGGGAAAGTCGTGAAAAAAGTGAAGAAACCAGCGACCAAGGTATCTAAGACCAGGAAGACGGTGACCAAGAAACCTGCGGCCAAGAAAACAGGTGCCAAGAAATCTCCCGCCAAAAGCAAAGTGGTTAAGAGAACTGCGGTTAAAAAAGCGGCAGTTAAGAAAACAGCGACCAAGAAGACTACGCAGAAGTCCAAGAGCCCGAAGAAGGCCGCAGCCCCCAAGGCGGCCAAGAAATCGGCAAAACCCAAGCCGAAGGCAAAATCTGTGAAATCCAAGAAGACAGCGGCCAAAAAGTAA